Proteins co-encoded in one Streptomyces sp. NBC_01283 genomic window:
- a CDS encoding nuclear transport factor 2 family protein yields MSKSEIDAVTAEFFGAFDNRDGKAADVARLRRLMIPGGVIVVTGPDFRVHTVEEFIEPRERLLRDGRLVDFSEWETSERTEIEGDIASRFGTYRKSGTLDGEPFEGSGTKTIQFVRTPDGWRITAFSWYDKP; encoded by the coding sequence ATGTCCAAGAGTGAGATCGACGCCGTGACCGCCGAGTTCTTCGGCGCCTTCGACAACCGGGACGGAAAGGCCGCCGACGTGGCCCGGCTCCGCCGACTGATGATCCCGGGTGGTGTGATCGTCGTGACCGGCCCCGACTTCAGGGTCCACACGGTGGAGGAGTTCATCGAGCCGCGCGAACGCCTCCTGAGGGACGGCCGGTTGGTCGACTTCTCCGAGTGGGAGACGTCCGAACGGACCGAGATCGAGGGTGACATCGCCTCGCGGTTCGGCACGTACCGCAAGTCCGGGACACTGGACGGTGAACCGTTCGAGGGGAGCGGCACCAAGACCATTCAGTTCGTCCGCACCCCGGACGGCTGGCGGATCACGGCATTCTCCTGGTACGACAAGCCCTGA
- a CDS encoding alpha-L-fucosidase has product MTVSRRLFVTAAVTTAVAASSSSLALAAPGSIGTAAAAAPEPPYRIPISAKDSPDEVVAKASQVRPTERQIAWQRLEQTAFLHFGVNTFTGLEWGTGDEDPDVFQPSGLDTDQWARALRDGGFKLAILTVKHHDGFVLYPSRYTKHSVASSSWRGGKGDVLRSFADSLRRHGIKVGVYISPADENQYLHGVYANGSARSERTIPTPVEGDDRAGEASVRSFTLDATDYGAHMLDQLYEVLTEYGPIDEVWFDGAQGRIPPEKVETYDWDSWYAVIRALAPNATVAVRGPDVRWVGNEGGLARENEWSVVPVKDSGNGSVDYALKYDAPDQGSREALAEARAVAQYVQWWPAECDVSIRPGWFYHEDEQPKSVEQLTDIWFRSVGRNSVLLLNIPPDDRGLLPEADVARLREFHERIGRELPEDLARGARARGDGGRPSYAVDGDPDTAWVCPAPSRGTLTVDLGKAREVDRIRLGEEIRRGQRLEHAVIEARLPGGSGGSSGSGWSLVTEVDTVGASRVLTLATPVRAREWRLRVTGSRGAVRLAEFGLYRSRV; this is encoded by the coding sequence ATGACTGTCAGCAGACGCCTCTTCGTGACCGCCGCCGTCACCACGGCGGTCGCCGCGTCGAGCAGTTCCCTCGCCCTCGCGGCACCCGGCTCCATCGGGACAGCAGCTGCCGCCGCCCCCGAACCGCCCTACCGCATCCCGATCAGCGCCAAGGACTCCCCGGACGAAGTCGTCGCCAAGGCCTCCCAAGTCCGGCCGACGGAACGGCAGATCGCCTGGCAGCGCCTTGAACAGACCGCGTTCCTGCACTTCGGCGTCAACACGTTCACCGGCCTCGAATGGGGCACGGGCGACGAGGACCCCGACGTCTTCCAGCCGTCGGGACTCGACACCGATCAGTGGGCGCGGGCCCTGCGCGACGGCGGATTCAAGCTCGCCATCCTCACGGTCAAGCACCACGACGGCTTCGTCCTCTACCCCTCCCGCTACACCAAGCACAGTGTGGCGAGCAGTAGTTGGCGGGGCGGGAAGGGTGACGTCCTGCGCTCGTTCGCCGACTCCCTGCGGCGGCACGGGATCAAGGTGGGCGTCTACATCTCGCCCGCCGACGAGAACCAGTATCTGCACGGCGTCTACGCCAACGGCAGCGCGCGCTCCGAGCGGACCATTCCCACGCCGGTCGAGGGCGACGACCGGGCGGGCGAGGCATCCGTACGGTCCTTCACGCTCGACGCGACCGACTACGGCGCCCACATGCTCGACCAGCTCTACGAGGTGCTCACCGAGTACGGGCCCATCGACGAGGTGTGGTTCGACGGGGCCCAGGGGCGCATCCCGCCGGAGAAGGTCGAGACGTACGACTGGGACAGCTGGTACGCGGTCATCCGTGCCCTGGCCCCGAACGCGACGGTCGCCGTGCGCGGCCCCGACGTCCGATGGGTCGGCAACGAGGGCGGGCTCGCGCGCGAGAACGAGTGGAGCGTCGTCCCCGTCAAGGACTCGGGGAACGGCAGCGTCGACTACGCGCTGAAGTACGACGCGCCCGACCAGGGGAGCCGGGAGGCGCTCGCCGAGGCGCGGGCCGTCGCCCAGTACGTGCAGTGGTGGCCGGCGGAGTGCGACGTCTCGATCAGGCCGGGCTGGTTCTACCACGAGGACGAACAGCCCAAGTCCGTCGAGCAGTTGACGGACATCTGGTTCCGTTCCGTGGGCAGGAACTCCGTGCTGCTCCTGAACATCCCGCCGGACGACCGGGGCCTGCTCCCGGAGGCGGACGTGGCGCGCCTGCGGGAGTTCCATGAGCGGATCGGACGCGAACTGCCGGAGGATCTCGCGCGGGGTGCACGGGCCCGCGGTGACGGCGGCCGCCCGTCGTACGCGGTCGACGGTGACCCGGACACGGCGTGGGTGTGCCCCGCGCCCTCCCGGGGGACGCTCACGGTCGACCTGGGCAAGGCGCGTGAGGTCGACCGGATCCGGCTGGGGGAGGAGATCCGGCGGGGGCAGCGGCTGGAGCACGCGGTGATCGAGGCGCGGCTTCCGGGCGGGTCCGGCGGGTCCAGCGGGTCCGGATGGTCCCTCGTGACCGAGGTGGACACGGTGGGGGCCAGCCGGGTCCTGACACTGGCCACGCCGGTGCGGGCGCGGGAGTGGCGGCTTCGGGTGACGGGGTCGCGCGGGGCGGTACGCCTTGCGGAGTTCGGCCTGTACCGGTCGCGGGTGTAG